The proteins below are encoded in one region of Ephemeroptericola cinctiostellae:
- the gph gene encoding phosphoglycolate phosphatase (PGP is an essential enzyme in the glycolate salvage pathway in higher organisms (photorespiration in plants). Phosphoglycolate results from the oxidase activity of RubisCO in the Calvin cycle when concentrations of carbon dioxide are low relative to oxygen. This enzyme is a member of the Haloacid Dehalogenase (HAD) superfamily of aspartate-nucleophile hydrolase enzymes (PF00702).): MTHTEHIPTAHPQIKAILFDLDGTLLDTAPDLVAAVNALRGEYNLPPLSFDTALSMVGKGAHNLIQRALTHEQPLTFDTDIAYAHFAAHYHRINGDATREYKGVSEVLHALHAQGHRLGIVTNKPTEFTLPLIQQFGWSGLFSSVVCGDTLTVRKPLPEPLLHALSEMNSSVESALMVGDSMNDALAAQAAECACVILDYGYNEGQPVREALKKWPHIPVHSDFASALHSFLP; this comes from the coding sequence ATGACACACACCGAGCACATCCCCACAGCACACCCACAAATCAAAGCCATCTTGTTTGACCTTGACGGCACTTTGCTTGATACAGCACCTGATTTGGTGGCTGCGGTCAATGCCTTGCGTGGTGAATACAATTTACCCCCTCTGTCATTTGATACGGCATTGTCCATGGTGGGGAAAGGTGCTCATAATTTAATTCAACGCGCATTGACGCATGAGCAACCACTGACATTTGATACAGACATCGCTTATGCCCATTTTGCAGCGCATTATCACCGCATCAACGGTGATGCAACACGTGAGTACAAAGGGGTGAGTGAGGTGTTGCACGCTTTGCACGCACAAGGTCATCGCCTTGGCATCGTCACAAATAAACCCACTGAATTCACACTGCCGTTGATTCAACAGTTTGGCTGGTCGGGTTTATTCAGCAGTGTGGTTTGTGGAGACACCTTAACTGTTCGAAAACCACTGCCTGAGCCTCTGCTTCATGCCCTTTCAGAAATGAACAGCTCAGTGGAGTCCGCACTGATGGTGGGGGATTCCATGAATGACGCATTGGCCGCTCAAGCCGCTGAATGTGCTTGCGTCATCTTAGATTACGGCTACAACGAAGGTCAACCCGTGCGCGAGGCTTTAAAAAAATGGCCTCACATCCCTGTGCACTCGGACTTTGCCTCTGCCTTACACTCATTTTTACCTTGA
- the apaG gene encoding Co2+/Mg2+ efflux protein ApaG: protein MFKIKVDTAFWPEHSDPANDVYVFVYTVQITNVGQKSAQLLSRHWVITDGFGTTREVRGDGVVGVQPKIAAGESFEYSSSCPLSTPFGRMHGEYYCVDETGAQFIVDISQFLLTAPNTVH from the coding sequence ATGTTTAAAATTAAAGTTGATACTGCATTTTGGCCGGAGCATTCAGATCCCGCCAATGATGTGTATGTCTTCGTTTACACCGTTCAAATCACCAACGTGGGTCAAAAATCAGCGCAATTACTAAGCCGCCACTGGGTGATCACCGATGGTTTCGGCACCACCCGCGAAGTTCGCGGTGATGGTGTGGTTGGGGTTCAACCAAAAATTGCGGCGGGTGAAAGCTTTGAATACAGCAGCAGCTGTCCTTTATCCACACCGTTTGGTCGAATGCATGGTGAATATTATTGCGTCGACGAAACGGGCGCACAGTTTATTGTGGATATTTCTCAATTTTTACTGACTGCTCCAAACACCGTTCATTGA
- the rpe gene encoding ribulose-phosphate 3-epimerase, whose amino-acid sequence MTFRISPSLLSADFAKLGEEVTNVLAAGADWIHFDVMDNHYVPNLTFGPMILEAIKPYAGNAMMDVHLMVEPVDALISSFAKAGADMITFHPEASRHVDRSLGLIKDLGCKAGLVLNPATPLNILDHVMDKLDMILLMSVNPGFGGQSFIPETLNKTRAARERIDAHVAAGGQNILLEIDGGVKIDNIREIAQAGADTFVAGSAIFNAPDYKAVIDQMRAELAQVK is encoded by the coding sequence ATGACCTTTCGCATTTCCCCTTCCCTGCTTTCTGCCGATTTTGCTAAATTGGGTGAAGAAGTCACCAACGTATTGGCAGCAGGTGCCGATTGGATTCACTTTGATGTGATGGACAATCACTATGTACCCAATTTGACTTTTGGACCCATGATTTTAGAAGCAATTAAACCGTATGCAGGCAATGCCATGATGGATGTGCATTTAATGGTCGAGCCAGTGGATGCGTTGATCAGCAGTTTTGCCAAAGCTGGCGCTGACATGATTACGTTTCATCCAGAAGCATCGCGTCACGTTGATCGCAGCTTGGGTTTAATTAAAGATTTAGGTTGTAAGGCGGGCTTGGTGCTCAACCCAGCCACGCCACTGAACATTCTTGATCACGTGATGGACAAACTTGACATGATTTTATTGATGTCGGTCAATCCTGGGTTTGGTGGTCAATCATTCATTCCTGAAACGCTCAACAAAACACGGGCAGCCCGCGAGCGCATTGATGCGCACGTGGCTGCAGGCGGCCAAAATATTTTATTGGAAATTGATGGTGGTGTGAAAATTGATAACATTCGTGAAATCGCTCAAGCAGGTGCGGATACATTTGTAGCAGGCTCAGCCATTTTCAATGCCCCTGATTACAAGGCTGTCATCGATCAGATGCGTGCAGAACTGGCACAAGTCAAATAA
- a CDS encoding co-chaperone GroES, translating to MNIRPLHDRVIVKRVDAERTTASGIVIPESATEKPDQGEVIAVGPGKRNDQGVQQALDVKVGDRVLFGKYAGQTVKIDGDEVLVMREEDIMGVVQN from the coding sequence ATGAACATTCGTCCATTGCACGACCGCGTGATTGTTAAACGTGTTGACGCGGAGCGCACGACCGCTTCGGGCATCGTCATCCCTGAAAGCGCGACTGAAAAGCCAGATCAAGGTGAAGTCATCGCTGTCGGTCCAGGCAAACGCAACGACCAAGGCGTACAACAAGCCCTTGACGTTAAAGTTGGTGATCGCGTGTTGTTCGGTAAATATGCAGGCCAAACTGTAAAAATCGACGGTGACGAAGTGCTCGTCATGCGCGAAGAAGACATCATGGGCGTGGTTCAAAACTAA
- the arsC gene encoding arsenate reductase (glutaredoxin) (This arsenate reductase requires both glutathione and glutaredoxin to convert arsenate to arsenite, after which the efflux transporter formed by ArsA and ArsB can extrude the arsenite from the cell, providing resistance.), with protein MKHTDSTHTSNTTTVSIYHNPKCGTSRNTLELIRQAGIEPEIVLYLETPPSRTELTQLIADMGICARDLVRTKGDLYLELNLANAALNEDEWVDIMVEHPILIERPIVVTTHGTRLCRPADRVLEILPK; from the coding sequence ATGAAGCACACCGATTCAACACACACATCGAATACCACCACCGTTAGCATTTATCACAATCCCAAGTGCGGTACATCGCGCAATACCCTTGAGCTTATTCGTCAAGCAGGCATTGAGCCAGAAATTGTGCTTTATCTTGAAACACCCCCATCTCGAACTGAATTGACTCAGCTGATCGCTGACATGGGCATCTGTGCGCGTGATTTGGTGCGCACAAAAGGGGATTTATACCTTGAGCTGAATTTAGCAAATGCAGCTTTGAACGAAGATGAATGGGTTGATATCATGGTTGAGCATCCCATTCTTATTGAGCGGCCGATTGTGGTGACGACACATGGCACACGATTGTGCAGGCCAGCAGACAGGGTGTTGGAAATTTTACCCAAGTGA
- a CDS encoding 2OG-Fe dioxygenase family protein yields the protein MTFLISPPTTETEQFIHAIQHHGYAVIAATDVNQWASDETGHNLSALVASWNDLPPDHYLKDGGRYRRRRHSCFIAEADQVMQVPHRAHWQPLAYNALHGGMERMFEPIEPAVIANPAWQNVLRILAKQCSSLKGEQPWFIEAHQFRIDTTDGIGRPTPEGAHRDGVDFVAVLVVGREGIKGGETRVFESDGPNGQRFTLIEPWTLLFLDDEKVIHESTPIQPLDGAGHRDTLVLTFRRGGFQGV from the coding sequence ATGACCTTTCTAATTTCCCCACCAACGACTGAGACAGAACAATTCATCCATGCGATTCAACACCATGGCTATGCGGTCATTGCCGCAACTGATGTGAACCAGTGGGCAAGTGATGAAACGGGCCACAATTTAAGTGCATTGGTGGCCAGTTGGAATGATTTACCCCCCGATCATTATTTAAAGGATGGCGGACGCTATCGCCGTCGCCGCCATTCTTGTTTCATTGCCGAGGCCGATCAAGTGATGCAAGTGCCGCATCGTGCGCATTGGCAGCCTTTGGCTTATAACGCTTTGCATGGTGGCATGGAGCGCATGTTTGAGCCCATTGAGCCTGCTGTGATTGCGAATCCTGCATGGCAAAATGTGCTGCGGATTTTGGCAAAGCAATGCTCATCATTAAAAGGTGAGCAGCCATGGTTCATTGAGGCTCATCAATTTCGCATTGACACCACCGATGGCATCGGACGCCCCACACCTGAAGGTGCGCACCGTGATGGCGTTGATTTTGTGGCTGTGTTGGTGGTTGGGCGTGAGGGCATCAAAGGCGGAGAAACCCGTGTATTTGAGTCAGATGGGCCAAATGGACAACGTTTCACCTTAATCGAACCGTGGACATTGTTGTTTTTAGATGATGAAAAAGTCATCCATGAGTCGACCCCGATTCAGCCGTTGGATGGGGCGGGTCATCGGGATACTTTGGTATTAACTTTTAGGCGTGGTGGGTTTCAAGGTGTGTAG
- a CDS encoding isochorismatase family protein produces MNYFNADDTALLLIDHQVGTMQLIKNIDREFAAKQSIALAKMAKILNMPVVITSSQEENAQGPILPEIAKILPEAHAARVKRPGVVNAWAYADFRNAVLATGRKNLIMAGVTTDVCLIFPAIDAALEGFNVQAVMDASGSPSDLSEEFSRQRMRDAGVVLTATNTLMAEIAKDWSTPAGQQLITLLFTDVFPALGASIA; encoded by the coding sequence ATGAACTACTTTAACGCCGATGACACCGCCCTGCTATTGATTGACCATCAGGTCGGCACCATGCAACTCATCAAAAACATTGACCGTGAATTCGCAGCCAAGCAGTCGATTGCGCTTGCCAAAATGGCCAAAATCCTCAACATGCCTGTCGTCATCACATCAAGTCAAGAAGAAAATGCCCAAGGTCCAATTTTGCCAGAGATTGCAAAAATTTTGCCTGAAGCACACGCAGCGCGAGTTAAACGACCTGGTGTGGTCAACGCATGGGCATACGCTGACTTTCGCAATGCCGTGCTCGCCACAGGCCGTAAAAATTTGATTATGGCTGGCGTCACCACCGACGTGTGCCTGATTTTCCCCGCAATTGATGCAGCACTCGAAGGTTTTAATGTGCAAGCCGTGATGGATGCATCGGGTTCACCAAGTGATTTGTCTGAGGAGTTTTCACGCCAGCGCATGCGCGATGCAGGCGTGGTGCTCACAGCAACCAACACGCTGATGGCAGAAATTGCAAAAGACTGGTCTACGCCAGCGGGTCAACAATTGATCACACTGTTGTTCACCGATGTGTTTCCTGCTTTGGGTGCCAGCATTGCTTAA
- a CDS encoding LysR family transcriptional regulator yields MKQLNDMGLFVEVVKAMNFRRAAEVLGMPSSTLSRRISALEKAIGLRLLHRTTRKIELTEAGQVYFERCKRIVEEARLAHEQLGDMLAQPSGVLRVSLPVDFSVTYLAPLIAEFARQFPLIDFDLNASPRNVDLVGEPFDVAIRMGEPVDSLLIARPLASLSTHIYASPDYIEQKGEPKQPADLSHHECLYMLKANTWLLHDDTQSHHVAVSSRFMLNSMGMVRRFAALGMGVAILPAGIAADDVAHGLLQQVLPEWRGASIPVYALTETRLLPAKVLRFIEFLRLHLAAQPA; encoded by the coding sequence ATGAAGCAATTGAATGACATGGGCTTATTTGTCGAGGTGGTCAAAGCAATGAATTTTCGTCGCGCAGCAGAGGTGTTGGGCATGCCCAGCTCAACCTTGTCACGGCGCATCAGTGCATTAGAAAAGGCCATTGGTTTACGGCTGTTACATCGAACGACGCGAAAAATTGAGTTAACAGAAGCAGGACAGGTTTATTTTGAGCGGTGTAAACGAATTGTTGAAGAGGCTCGGCTGGCGCATGAGCAATTGGGTGATATGCTCGCTCAGCCAAGCGGTGTGCTGCGTGTTTCGCTGCCCGTTGATTTTTCGGTGACCTATTTGGCACCATTGATTGCCGAGTTTGCCAGACAGTTTCCTTTGATTGATTTTGATTTAAACGCCAGTCCACGCAATGTAGATTTAGTCGGTGAGCCATTTGATGTGGCGATTCGCATGGGTGAACCTGTTGATTCGTTGTTAATTGCGAGGCCACTTGCTTCCTTATCCACCCATATTTACGCTTCACCTGATTATATTGAGCAAAAAGGTGAGCCAAAGCAGCCCGCTGATCTGTCGCATCACGAGTGTTTGTACATGCTAAAAGCCAATACATGGTTGCTGCATGATGACACGCAAAGTCATCATGTTGCTGTGAGCAGTCGTTTTATGCTCAATAGCATGGGCATGGTTCGACGCTTTGCAGCATTGGGTATGGGTGTTGCCATTCTGCCCGCAGGCATAGCGGCCGATGATGTGGCGCATGGTTTGCTGCAACAGGTGTTGCCTGAGTGGCGAGGTGCGTCTATCCCAGTGTATGCCTTAACAGAGACACGTCTTTTGCCAGCTAAAGTGTTGCGTTTTATTGAGTTTTTACGGTTGCATTTAGCGGCACAGCCAGCATAG
- the groL gene encoding chaperonin GroEL (60 kDa chaperone family; promotes refolding of misfolded polypeptides especially under stressful conditions; forms two stacked rings of heptamers to form a barrel-shaped 14mer; ends can be capped by GroES; misfolded proteins enter the barrel where they are refolded when GroES binds) produces MPAKQVLFGDIARAKMVEGVNILADAVKVTLGPKGRNVVLERSFGGPTVTKDGVSVAKEVELKDKFQNMGAQMVKEVASRTSDNAGDGTTTATVLAQSVVREGMKYVAAGMNPMDLKRGIDKATIAAIEELKKLSQPTTSNKEIAQVGTISANSDDSIGNIIAEAMAKVGKEGVITVEDGKSLQNELDVVEGMQFDRGYLSPYFINNAEKQVVELDSPFVLLFDKKISNIRDLLPTLEQVAKSGRPLLIVAEDVDGEALATLVVNNIRGILKTAAVKAPGFGDRRKAMLEDIAILTGGTVIAEETGLTLEQVTLEHLGQAKRVEIAKENTIIIDGAGQTANIEARVKQIRAQIEESTSDYDREKLQERVAKLAGGVAVIKVGAATEVEMKEKKARVEDALHATRAAVEEGIVPGGGVALLRARAAISGLTGVNADQNAGIQIVLRAMEEPLRQIVQNAGEEASVVVNRVIAETGNFGYNASTGEYGDMVAMGVLDPTKVTRTALQNAASVAGLILTTDCMIAEIPEDKPAMPDMGGMGGMGGMGGMM; encoded by the coding sequence ATGCCAGCAAAACAAGTATTATTCGGCGACATCGCCCGTGCAAAAATGGTCGAAGGCGTTAACATTCTCGCCGACGCAGTTAAAGTTACTTTAGGCCCTAAAGGCCGTAACGTTGTATTAGAACGCAGCTTCGGCGGCCCTACTGTCACCAAAGACGGCGTGTCTGTTGCTAAAGAAGTCGAACTCAAAGACAAATTCCAAAACATGGGTGCGCAAATGGTTAAAGAAGTGGCTTCACGCACTTCTGACAACGCAGGTGACGGCACAACCACTGCGACCGTTTTGGCACAATCAGTGGTTCGCGAAGGCATGAAATACGTTGCCGCAGGCATGAACCCAATGGATTTGAAACGTGGCATTGATAAAGCAACCATCGCCGCCATCGAAGAATTGAAAAAACTGTCACAACCAACAACTTCTAACAAAGAAATCGCCCAAGTCGGCACGATTTCTGCCAACTCTGACGACTCAATCGGCAACATCATTGCTGAAGCAATGGCCAAAGTCGGCAAAGAAGGCGTGATCACTGTTGAAGACGGCAAATCATTGCAAAATGAACTCGACGTGGTTGAAGGCATGCAATTTGACCGTGGCTACTTGTCACCTTACTTCATCAACAACGCTGAAAAACAAGTGGTTGAACTCGACTCTCCATTCGTTTTGTTGTTTGACAAAAAAATCTCTAACATCCGTGATTTGCTCCCAACTTTGGAACAAGTGGCTAAATCTGGCCGTCCATTGTTGATCGTTGCAGAAGACGTTGACGGTGAAGCATTGGCCACTTTGGTGGTGAATAACATCCGTGGCATTTTGAAAACTGCTGCCGTTAAAGCCCCAGGTTTCGGTGACCGCCGCAAAGCCATGTTAGAAGACATCGCCATCCTCACGGGCGGCACAGTGATCGCTGAAGAAACAGGTTTGACTTTGGAACAAGTGACTTTAGAACATTTGGGTCAAGCCAAACGTGTTGAAATCGCTAAAGAGAACACAATCATCATCGATGGCGCAGGTCAAACAGCGAACATCGAAGCCCGCGTAAAACAAATCCGCGCACAAATCGAAGAATCAACATCTGACTATGATCGCGAAAAATTGCAAGAACGTGTTGCTAAACTCGCTGGTGGCGTTGCCGTGATTAAAGTCGGTGCAGCGACTGAAGTCGAAATGAAAGAGAAAAAAGCGCGCGTTGAAGACGCATTGCATGCAACCCGTGCAGCGGTTGAAGAAGGCATCGTGCCTGGTGGTGGCGTTGCCCTCCTCCGCGCCCGTGCAGCGATCAGTGGTTTGACTGGCGTCAATGCCGATCAAAACGCTGGTATCCAAATCGTTCTGCGTGCGATGGAAGAGCCATTGCGTCAAATCGTTCAAAATGCAGGTGAGGAAGCCTCTGTGGTCGTGAACCGCGTCATCGCTGAAACAGGTAACTTCGGTTACAACGCTTCAACGGGTGAATACGGCGACATGGTGGCAATGGGCGTTCTCGACCCAACCAAAGTCACGCGCACAGCATTGCAAAATGCAGCATCGGTTGCTGGCTTGATCTTGACCACCGATTGCATGATCGCTGAAATCCCAGAAGACAAACCTGCTATGCCTGATATGGGTGGCATGGGCGGTATGGGTGGTATGGGCGGCATGATGTAA
- the pyrF gene encoding orotidine-5'-phosphate decarboxylase produces the protein MITPRPAFMQQLNQAWHTQNSLLCVGLDPDIQMMPTHLQALPIEQAIFEFCKTIIDATAPYACSFKPQIAYFAAHSAEHVLQDLIAYSHTHHPHIPVILDAKRGDIGSTATQYAIEAFDRYQADAVTVNPYMGFDSVEPYLSYSNKGVIVLCRTSNAGGSDLQFLNVSVDDHTRPLYQHVAHLVADKWNTNGQCALVVGATFPNEVKLVRDLVGDMPLLIPGIGAQGGDLNATLKAGLTENGTGVMINSSRGIIYASKGEDFAQAATVAAQGLVQAMNALR, from the coding sequence ATGATCACCCCGCGCCCCGCGTTCATGCAACAGCTCAACCAAGCTTGGCACACACAGAACTCACTGCTGTGCGTCGGTCTCGACCCCGACATTCAGATGATGCCTACACACTTGCAAGCCTTACCCATTGAACAAGCTATTTTTGAGTTTTGTAAAACCATCATTGACGCCACTGCACCCTATGCATGCAGCTTCAAACCACAAATCGCTTACTTTGCAGCCCACAGTGCCGAACATGTTCTACAAGATCTGATCGCTTACAGCCACACCCACCATCCGCACATCCCCGTCATTCTCGATGCCAAACGCGGTGACATTGGCTCCACCGCCACACAATATGCCATTGAAGCATTTGATCGCTACCAAGCCGATGCCGTCACAGTCAACCCATATATGGGCTTTGACTCCGTTGAACCCTATTTGAGTTACAGCAACAAAGGGGTCATTGTCCTGTGCCGCACCTCCAATGCAGGTGGCAGTGACTTACAATTCCTCAATGTCAGTGTCGATGACCACACACGGCCACTCTATCAACATGTCGCCCACCTCGTCGCAGACAAATGGAACACCAATGGTCAATGTGCCCTTGTTGTTGGCGCCACCTTCCCAAATGAAGTGAAACTCGTACGGGATTTGGTTGGTGATATGCCTTTATTGATCCCAGGCATTGGCGCGCAAGGCGGGGATTTGAACGCCACCTTAAAAGCAGGCTTAACTGAAAATGGCACAGGTGTGATGATCAACTCATCACGTGGCATCATTTATGCTTCTAAAGGTGAAGACTTCGCGCAAGCCGCCACAGTTGCGGCGCAGGGGCTTGTGCAGGCGATGAATGCGTTGAGATAA
- a CDS encoding porin: MIKGTGVAFIFITYSSLTHAASSIELYGSMQIAYEAQSKYLDLLDNGGLQRLWKAQRAERNRLSSSGIISDLDAVVAAAHKLNDDFQIDEQRADIQKLIDAIKDINILQAIKNGGKDVSQSSIDALIDAAKAIDKNSLWTSEDKDDLKNLIDAAKKIKVKHFIETERKALKHVLALERMVKFKQKSEGDSYVGIKIKEDLGHQTSAFAQLEMGFSANNGVLYTGSRDNGGITPKYNHNKSLVGLRFQNDMGQHQLYFGRSNTPFDRLDNSVGKLHAKFDTDMNQTLLGGLWSNGAFYDFNNKNIQFMAARTTRAGVMGNTYEGSQNPKRKASFGLATRYTASNGYLGAGWQKQYFSADEIWGILGDLRDSKLIRLTGLGDTLVPPLLNNEWKVMGSYSWRNLTLSGSFAQGKISYSPKIYLNHHTAQASLALNITPIDTLFANYGIQKFKTFTYKNSNATLKIDKLGLGYVHHFGHHTQIFTNLMVERAQGKLTIKNKTYARFNRIFGAAADIGLSHQF; this comes from the coding sequence ATGATAAAAGGTACAGGGGTAGCATTCATATTTATCACTTATTCCAGCTTAACACATGCCGCATCAAGCATCGAACTGTATGGTTCGATGCAAATTGCGTATGAGGCTCAAAGCAAATACCTTGATTTATTAGACAATGGCGGTTTACAGCGTTTATGGAAAGCACAACGCGCTGAAAGAAATCGCCTTTCATCATCTGGCATCATTTCAGATTTAGATGCCGTTGTCGCCGCAGCTCATAAATTAAATGATGACTTTCAAATTGATGAGCAACGTGCCGACATCCAGAAACTAATCGATGCCATCAAAGACATCAACATTCTACAAGCGATCAAAAATGGCGGCAAGGATGTGAGTCAAAGCAGCATAGATGCGCTCATTGATGCTGCAAAGGCCATCGACAAAAACAGCCTATGGACATCTGAGGACAAAGATGATTTAAAAAATTTGATCGATGCAGCAAAAAAAATCAAAGTGAAACACTTTATTGAAACAGAGCGCAAAGCACTTAAACATGTCCTCGCTCTCGAGCGCATGGTTAAGTTTAAGCAAAAATCTGAAGGTGACTCTTATGTTGGCATCAAAATCAAAGAAGATCTCGGCCATCAAACCTCAGCTTTTGCACAATTAGAAATGGGTTTTAGTGCAAACAATGGCGTTCTTTACACAGGAAGCCGTGACAATGGGGGCATCACCCCCAAATACAACCACAACAAATCATTGGTGGGACTCCGCTTTCAAAACGACATGGGGCAACATCAACTGTATTTTGGCCGCTCAAATACACCATTTGACAGGTTGGATAACAGCGTGGGCAAATTACATGCCAAATTTGACACAGATATGAATCAAACATTGCTGGGTGGCTTGTGGAGCAACGGTGCTTTTTATGATTTTAATAATAAAAACATCCAATTCATGGCTGCCAGAACAACCCGAGCAGGTGTCATGGGAAACACTTACGAAGGCTCTCAAAATCCAAAACGCAAAGCTTCTTTTGGTTTGGCCACTCGATACACTGCATCTAACGGTTATCTTGGCGCAGGTTGGCAAAAGCAGTATTTTTCAGCCGATGAGATTTGGGGAATTTTAGGGGATTTACGTGATTCGAAACTCATAAGATTGACGGGTTTAGGCGATACACTTGTCCCACCATTGCTTAATAATGAGTGGAAAGTGATGGGTTCTTACTCATGGCGAAATTTAACCTTAAGCGGTTCTTTCGCCCAAGGAAAAATCAGTTACTCACCCAAAATTTATCTCAACCACCACACCGCACAAGCTTCATTGGCACTAAACATCACACCAATTGACACTTTATTTGCCAACTATGGCATACAAAAATTTAAAACGTTTACTTACAAAAACAGCAACGCCACACTTAAAATTGACAAACTGGGTCTTGGATATGTTCATCATTTTGGACATCACACCCAAATATTTACCAATTTAATGGTCGAGCGAGCGCAAGGCAAGCTGACGATCAAGAACAAAACTTATGCACGTTTTAATCGCATTTTCGGTGCGGCAGCCGACATTGGGCTTTCTCATCAATTTTAA
- a CDS encoding pirin family protein gives MITAQLQTMSRGHNFRAHALRSGSMAPFLGVDHAWMSAPTFPMHQHVGLSAVSYVFEDTQTPINNQDSLGNHNLIHAGGLHWAAAGRGIRHQEDPLEIGKTVHQLQIFVDLADEKKSDAPFVLSLDAKDIPVVKQNGVRVRVPLGSYGSAHSPLTPPTEVNLFDISLDDGAVLIVPIAAGHNAFVMPIVGTVTINGAIFESNQSAIPIFAAQNEAHTIELHTQHGKAQIVVFSGAPI, from the coding sequence ATGATCACCGCTCAATTACAAACCATGAGCCGAGGCCATAACTTTCGTGCCCATGCATTGCGCAGTGGCAGCATGGCACCTTTTCTAGGTGTGGATCATGCTTGGATGAGTGCACCGACGTTCCCCATGCACCAGCATGTGGGGCTGTCAGCAGTGTCTTATGTATTTGAAGACACACAAACCCCAATAAACAACCAAGACTCATTGGGCAACCACAACCTCATTCACGCGGGCGGCTTGCATTGGGCAGCGGCTGGTCGCGGTATACGCCATCAAGAAGACCCTTTAGAAATCGGTAAAACCGTGCACCAATTACAAATCTTTGTTGATTTGGCTGATGAGAAAAAAAGCGATGCGCCTTTTGTCCTAAGCCTTGATGCAAAAGACATCCCCGTTGTCAAACAAAATGGTGTGCGTGTGCGTGTCCCCTTGGGCAGTTATGGCTCAGCGCACTCACCACTGACACCACCAACTGAAGTCAATCTGTTTGATATTTCGCTGGATGACGGGGCGGTGTTGATTGTACCGATTGCAGCAGGACACAATGCTTTTGTTATGCCCATTGTTGGTACAGTCACCATCAATGGGGCAATTTTTGAATCCAATCAAAGTGCAATACCCATTTTTGCCGCACAGAATGAAGCGCACACCATTGAACTTCACACTCAACATGGCAAGGCGCAAATAGTGGTATTTAGTGGCGCACCCATTTAA